One Fundulus heteroclitus isolate FHET01 chromosome 1, MU-UCD_Fhet_4.1, whole genome shotgun sequence genomic window carries:
- the LOC105936635 gene encoding protein-L-isoaspartate O-methyltransferase domain-containing protein 2: protein MGGAVSAGEDNDDLIDNLKEAYYIRTDLVERAFRAIDRADYYLDEYRDNAYKDLAWRHGNIHLSAPCIYSEVMEALELHPGLSFLNLGSGTGYLSTMVGLILGPFGVNHGIELHADVIEYAYQKLDSFIKTSDSFDKFEFCEPSFVVGNCLEIPPESRHYDRVYCGAGVQKEHEEYMKNLLKVGGILVMPLEEKLTKIIRTGVNSWETKKIISVSFAPLVLPKHSPKSKPKMVPLPKYEVRTLQELSRICIRHTLRVTTDGADSQSRGRGSSFSVGRGLAAAGLHKYGPRFKRRRVHRRHCNALMLATRQVVASSGIAPASLDSNNNQEGRVEDEEAAGERPARRPMRGSRRAGRGRLVEEEETVEEEEEAEERDEEEEEKETGELLRPQPAVNLLRERILGLPLPEPLKMYLLYYREK, encoded by the exons ATGGGCGGAGCTGTTAGCGCCGGTGAGGACAACGACGACCTCATCGACAACCTGAAGGAGGCGTACTACATCCGCACAGACCTGGTGGAGCGAGCTTTCCGAGCCATCGACCGGGCGGACTACTACCTGGATGAATACCGGGACAATGCCTACAAG GACCTTGCTTGGCGCCATGGGAACATCCACCTGTCGGCTCCCTGCATCTACTCTGAGGTGATGGAGGCGTTGGAGCTTCACCCGGGCCTCTCCTTCCTCAACCTGGGAAGTGGGACCGGGTACCTGAGCACCATGGTGGGACTCATCCTGG GACCATTCGGAGTCAATCATGGGATAGAGCTTCATGCGGATGTGATCGAGTATGCCTACCAGAAGTTGGACTCCTTCATCAAAACCAGTGACAGTTTCGACAA ATTTGAGTTTTGCGAGCCATCTTTTGTGGTTGGTAACTGCCTGGAGATACCTCCAGAGAGCCGGCACTATGACAGGGTCTACTGTGGGGCCGGGGTCCAGAAGGAGCACGAGGAGTACATGAAGAACCTGCTCAAGGTCGGGGGGATCCTGGTGATGCCTCTGGAGGAGAAG TTGACCAAGATTATCCGCACTGGAGTGAACAGCTGGGAGACAAAGAAGATCATCTCAGTGTCTTTTGCTCCTCTGGTCCTGCCTAAACACAGCCCCAAGAGCAAACCCAAAATGGTCCCATTGC CCAAGTACGAGGTGCGGACGTTACAGGAACTGTCCCGCATCTGCATCCGCCACACCCTGCGAGTGACCACAGACGGAGCGGACAGCCAGTCACGTGGCCGAGGCTCCTCCTTCAGCGTGGGCCGAGGGCTGGCGGCAGCGGGCCTCCATAAGTACGGCCCTCGTTTTAAGCGCCGTCGGGTTCACCGGCGCCACTGCAACGCTCTCATGCTCGCCACCCGACAAGTGGTGGCCAGCAGCGGGATCGCCCCCGCCTCCCTGGACAGCAACAACAACCAAGAGGGACGGGTGGAGGACGAGGAGGCGGCCGGGGAGCGGCCGGCGAGGCGTCCGATGAGAGGGAGCAGAAGGGCTGGGAGAGGGAggctggtggaggaggaggagacggtggaggaggaggaggaagcggAGGAACGGGacgaagaagaggaggaaaaggaAACCGGTGAGCTGCTCCGACCCCAGCCAGCTGTAAACCTCCTGAGAGAGAGGATCCTGGGCTTGCCGTTGCCCGAGCCTCTGAAGATGTACCTGTTGTACTACAGAGAGAAATGA